GAGCACCTGGCCGTAGAGCCCGGCCGCGGCGGCAACCTCGCCCGCCTGGTAAAGCGTCGCCGCCTGCGCCAGCGCCTCTTCCACCGGCGTCGGCCCGATGGCACCGGCCAAACGCTCGACGAAGTCCTTGACCTGGCTTTCCGGCACCGCCCCCATGAAGCCGTCGACCGGCTGGCCGTCCTTGAAGGCAAACACGGTGGGGATCGACTGGATGCGCAACTGGGCCGAGATCTCGGGGTTCTCGTCGACATTCACCTTGACCAGCTTGACTTGGCCGCCGGCCGCCTTGACCACCTTCTCCAACGCCGGCGTCAGCTGTTTGCAGGGGCCGCACCAAGGCGCCCAGAAGTCGACGATCACCGGCACCTGGCGCGAGGCCTCGATGACATCGGCAACGAAACCCTTGGTATCGCTCTCCTTGATCAGCCCGGCCGCGTCCGCGCCCGGCGCCGTGCCTTCACCGATAATCTGCTCCATGGATTGGTCTTTTCTGCCTGCTGGCTGCTGGGGATTCGATTGCTACCAAAGATGGGGGCCGCCCCGGCCCGGGGCAAGGGCGGGCGCTCGGTCGACTCTAGCCCGCATTTCCCACCGGGTCACGGCCTGCGTCGCACCGTGAAAAGGCACGCGGCTGCCGTCTTTACGGAATCTTCGTGGCTTTTGGGTATGAAATGGCCCACATGAGGCCGAGGTGGGGTGTGAGGGAGACCAGCCAAGGAAAACCTACGGGGAATAACAGGGAATAACAGGGAACAATCATGGAAGCCACCCTATCTATGTACGCTGGCACCGCCGTCGTCTTGTTGGTCGTTGCCATCGGCCTGGGCCGGCGTCTGGGCAGCCGCCGCGTTTCCCGGGCCAACGCCATGCGGCGCCCCTCGGGCGACCACATCGAACGCCTGCGACAGCAGTTGCGCGAAGACCTCCGGGCCTGAGCCGGCTTGCCGGCGCCCTTGCCAAGCCGGCGCGGCAGGGGTTATATACCGGGCCTCGATCTCCGGGCCGGTCCCGGACCCCGGCGCGGGCGTAGCTCAGGGGTAGAGCGCAACCTTGCCAAGGTTGAAGTCGTGAGTTCGAATCTCATCGCCCGCTCCATTTTCTTTCAAAGACTTAGCGCTAT
This portion of the Alphaproteobacteria bacterium genome encodes:
- the trxA gene encoding thioredoxin produces the protein MEQIIGEGTAPGADAAGLIKESDTKGFVADVIEASRQVPVIVDFWAPWCGPCKQLTPALEKVVKAAGGQVKLVKVNVDENPEISAQLRIQSIPTVFAFKDGQPVDGFMGAVPESQVKDFVERLAGAIGPTPVEEALAQAATLYQAGEVAAAAGLYGQVLKQEPGDAVAAAGLARCYLDSNDHERAQQTLDMVAPDQAEHAEVASVRAALALAQEAQEAGQAGDLGELQARLEANANDHQARYDLALGHLAAGQRQAAVDELMEIVRRDRKWNDEAARQQLLKLFDAFGASDEVTVEGRQRLSSILFS